A DNA window from Trichosurus vulpecula isolate mTriVul1 chromosome 2, mTriVul1.pri, whole genome shotgun sequence contains the following coding sequences:
- the LOC118836231 gene encoding vomeronasal type-1 receptor 1-like, which yields MMISYLVFGILFLIQIGIGIVGNFFLLGLYTFTLPIGHRLRPIDCIFAHLAFANSKMLLSKGIPQMIACLGSKNFLDPIGCKFFVYLYVVARSVSLSMTCLLSGFQVIIISPSKSRWAGLKFQAPKCIVPSCFLCWCFYLLINLILLGTMHNSRYLTNNTKIWHLGYCSISTPASFNAAFFAIVFSMPDFMCVGFMICSSAYLVILLHRHHQQVKHIHSPHLSPRIFPEKRATQVVLLLVTTYVSIYSINSSLSFYLFKIDKHQPWFVATLDLLAVWFPAISPFVLIFSDSQVLKHWYALWHRKQCLLCHSVLNHTHSQHSPLTL from the coding sequence ATGATGATTAGTTACCTGGTGTTTGGCATTCTCTTCCTTATTCAGATTGGAATTGGGATTGTTggaaatttcttccttttgggCCTATACACCTTCACTTTACCCATTGGACACCGGTTAAGGCCCATTGACTGCATTTTCGCCCACTTAGCCTTTGCCAACTCAAAAATGTTACTCTCCAAGGGAATCCCTCAAATGATTGCCTGTTTGGGCTCCAAAAATTTCTTGGATCCCATTGGGTGTaaattttttgtttatctttatgtTGTGGCCCGGAGTGTTTCTCTTAGCATGACCTGTCTCTTGAGTGGTTTTCAGGTCATCATTATCAGTCCCAGTAAGTCAAGGTGGGCAGGACTCAAATTCCAAGCCCCAAAGTGCATTGTCCCCTCCTGCTTCCTCTGCTGGTGCTTCTACCTGCTGATAAATTTAATTTTGCTTGGTACTATGCACAACTCAAGGTATCTGACAAATAATACAAAGATATGGCATCTGGGATATTGTTCAATTTCAACTCCTGCCTCTTTTAATGCTGCATTTTTTGCAATTGTCTTTTCTATGCCTGATTTTATGTGTGTGGGATTCATGATCTGTTCCAGTGCCTATTTAGTGATTCTCCTACACAGACACCATCAGCAAGTGAAACATATTCAtagtcctcatctctctcccagAATTTTCCCTGAGAAAAGAGCCACTCAGGTTGTTCTCCTACTAGTGACCACATATGTCTCCATTTATTCCATTAACTCTAGCTTATCATTCTATCTCTTTAAAATTGACAAACATCAGCCCTGGTTTGTGGCCACCTTAGACCTCCTAGCAGTATGGTTCCCAGCCATCAGCCCTTTTGTGCTGATcttctctgactcccaagtcctcAAACATTGGTATGCTCTGTGGCATAGGAAACAATGTCTCCTTTGCCACAGTGTCCTCAACCATACCCATTCCCAGCATTCTCCCCTAACGCTATGA